The Silene latifolia isolate original U9 population chromosome X, ASM4854445v1, whole genome shotgun sequence genome contains the following window.
atacttcctccattcaactccactctacctatttccattttctacactattcacaagtgcacattcaatctcgattttctctcaatacataagtgaaaatattttcatgtgggatcttgtttgtttcgtctttatgagtacattaaaaatatctaacttttataattttttcaaatacgtagctaacgatatttagcgcgtaaaatcCGCGTTTgcgaacgtgaaaaagcaaagtggtagagtggaatTGAATTGAGGAAGTATATATGTATTAATTGATAGTATTACTTTCTCATGAATTATTATATCTACTTTGATTAGGAtaattttctcataaattattaaaaGGAAAAAGCTAGATCTACACTTATTGGATTTCTAAAatagttggactctctaatattgctcgaaaagttcctgctttatatatatgtattgattgatttAATTAACAAATTTTATTCTTAAATATCAGATATGTGGTTAGTTGCACATTAAGAGAAACTtatggggtttttttttttttttgaagaaaatacCCCTACGGGTATTAATTCATTAATGATAAATCATACTCTACTGCAGAATTCGCAACAGAAGGTAAAACAGACGGCCAAACATTTTTGCCATCCACCCTAGGTAAAACATGAGCTAAAGCATGAGCTACAGAGTTATTAATGCGACTAGTATGAGACCAAACAACAGAATCAAAAGAACTACATAAACTTAAAATGTCATCAATTAAAAGGGAAAACGAGCAGCGCCCTTTGCGTTTCTCCAAAAGCGCATCAACCACTTGaagacagttactctccaaaaCCACCCGCCTATGTCCACGTGTGTGAGCTTCTTGCAATCCGTCCAGCACCGCTATCGCTTCTGCAAAGCGTGGCTCCCACTCCACATCCCGCCTTATCGTGAGACCCAACTCTACCCCTCCACGGTTGTCACGACACACCGCCCCCGTGCTAACCCCTTCCCCATCCTTTACTCCTGCATCAACATTTATCTTAACCGCCCCTTCTGTTGCCGCTATCCAACCTCGTGGTTCCCTCTCATCAGCGCGCTCCCTCCTTCCTCTCCTTCCACCCCCGGCATGCCCCATCATACCAACTCCTTCCTGCAAAATATCCATAACACGTCTAACCACATTGTCCGGATCCACCCGCACCCCGTCGAAAGCCACCTTATTCCTGTGCTCCCAGATAGCCCAACACCCGATCATGAACTTCCCGTAGTCCTCCGCCATAAAGACTCTCCATCTTTCCTCAATCCATCCCCGCACATCACCATCCTCCCCCCACGCAGCACCCTCTCCTTCCCACTCCAACCTAATAGctgttagaaatcatattttaaatatcacatattttaggtttaaagttttagtcataaaaacttaaagatcttatgcatgcaaatcaaatacaagagtgaagaaaaatcggttccttacaattgtattttcggctatatgggcacaaatgaagtctcctacctcgcttgttcttgagctataatgaatattaggatgatcctccaaaaatcccaaagtagagattctcctcttgattgcacccaagattatcacttatccccactaaataatataagctagatattagtttagtagtttaccttaaaattgattactaacactcatatattacattaataattttagtaatcttttatgaacaatttggatcaaaaatctcatgttttgatgaagattaaaaagagaaaagagaataaTGCATGAACTTTGCATGTGATAATGTAAGAATGAAATAAGAGAACTAATTCTCTCTTAAAGTGAAGGAGGCGCACGGTTGGAGTAGTCCAACTAAGGGCATCTtctttctctttttgtcttcacaagaaaagatgtgtaagatgtgtaagagtaggtttaaggctagttgtaggtaggcatcatcatgccattttattaaataaaataaaacaaccaaaacccactaacactccttccatatttcggtccatcctccataaaatggactatcattttattttgtcaattgtcacacaatatgtcacatgtagcatgttacatgttattaattaatttaatgcatatttatcacataaatatcattttataaattaattaaattacatacaataaattgactagttatacttgatcacataaataaaatgggtcatttaattataattcacaacatcttgtaattataattaaccattcattcatatctctattgtttctcaaacaataaccAATTTTAGTAACACGTcttttcaattactaaaataaatcttatttaatcccattacaataagatatcaatgttctctctcacaaatgaattgttcaattttaaggaattgatcaacttgtatcatcatacaattaatcaactttacagataagggcatcatcctttaggtgtgaccttaagggatcaactgaccaccaccgccCCACGACgagaacgtcaaactctagcaagccaatcgttaccgattaatgttgatcagttgactataaaatgaatcatcccttacgtattcttaaaatgagatttaaacatgtgatcaatatgatcgacaattgtgatcgcattattgtcggatgacacatattccaacaatctcccacttgtcctcgacaagtgtgcgtcaccaattctcttatcctattactatctctcactcaatgcaaggtgtctttcaggtcgtacttgcaagtgatcacatcgagagtggtttcctcgatctggagaataactgattgaccggaattttctaccatagaaatcttccgagcgtggccacgcatttccagttcattactcctcgagtggccctgagatattgttttaaccctgaaaaaggggtggacaattcctatcgcactattcccttcgattagccacagccatcataacccaaaatatgcccatttgaccccatttacgaaggtcgtagtaacataaatcaaagctaatctgaaaccatgccaccttaggtgaatagtctttagtcaaaagaatcgactcattagaatactatagtagctctcgccacgaccaggctttataaatttgccagaactctataagcggtcactgcccgacaaagtgttcctaacagtctgcatatgtgatcgactagtcatctcacatgactctatggcacttgaacttgccatcaatcgcatcacactctagtcacttcgagacgtcacctcatacaagtgactatgggcgaatactatgttaatccgggttcactttaacggggttcaatattgtctctacaacccgtttggatataacaaagtacaagaaaagagtttttaaagtaaaaactcgaacgacaaatgcgattatcacatatgaatagtcaatgcctgattactatttcatattctataatctaatttgatcttgtatgtagttgttcatttcaattcaattgaaatgacatgactcatcatgtttagcctatgattaggccttgctaagtaggttttagcaactccctgctcaaccttgctacatacttatTTTCCtctcgtaatgtatacatttgcattacaaaactttctgagtacgtgtctagatccaatctagacataggctatctagccttagaacagctcccactgttttcacagtgtgagggactcatccttcttgcacatctcatgattgcaagtgcactcaatttccgttgtaaatatctctcattgttctttattgcctagaacgattctagcaaatgtatttcttaaataacatagccacaatggttcctaaaccatcctaatgtgttttgattatggttttgtcggaaaccatgcgcaatctcaattgtcaattgtcatttgtgtaacacccttacacaaaattgcatcaaaaacactttgcgttacatccttaatgcttctgcaagcacttaagggtaatctttatggcttacttggtaactattacttaaattcgatttgaaacaattcatcatactcaaagtatatgaagtgttatacatcatttcctatttaattgattcggcagcggaagtgatacgtctgtcgtgtacctatcaaaaataaactaactaaactaactatatagctagagaagtcaggtcgatctcctcagggaggcaagatatctgtagaagtccgtctatttggtcacaaatggggggggggggggaggggttgttgaattgttttctaaactacaaaaggttaaaagaagagaaatagagacaagagcagtaaaagcaagaaaataggattaaactatcagatagagaagggacatgtcgggaattcggttcactacggtagtccagtgactcagctgtaaataactcagacgaattaatgcaaggcggatgtggaaaggtcctttcggtccactttctatcctaaaacaccactaacttaactttcattctcgtcagggtagtctactgttcatagcagacctatttagtccaatctttcgatctaggattaattttagccagattaaagagatgactcagaagcgtgcactcaactaagtcgataaatacaattaaattgctacggtgatagaatctcacaattaattcatctatttcatttactacatcgtcacattcctaccgcagatcctctaatcccaacatgcattaaatttagctactcatattgctattaataTCAAAACTAACAACGAATGATgaattaacaataaacattatgaaataacaaataaaatgcataaaagtaaattagggcagaaattaagtatgactaaacaagaattaaagcaaacaaaagatcgattattattaagagaagagaaaggaattacaatcgtgcgaatccggcgtaaagaactatCGAATCCGAGCAAGGTAAATcccaaaataaagttacagtgaaaaggaaaaaaaacaacGTAGTAAAGTTCTTTGTGTAAAACTGATTAAGATCCaagatagatcctaatgacctagtaaagcgtgcttaaataggaaaatagataagttttgcgaaataaaacaaatcacgggctaattaaagcccatagcagcggaaaccactcgatcgagtggaataaaaccactcgatcgagcaaacctcagcaaaatctactcgatcgagtagaatagttactcgatcgagtaactcttttCTCAGcaacttctggatcgagtagaaaactactcgatcgaccaactggggacgtaaaaaccactcgatcgagtggtaaaactgctcgatcgagtcttctgtcttcaaatcagctcaagtccacgcctgactgcctcgtaaaccgtgccttgatgcttcccaacgcagtatctcactctggaaaatcccgtctcctctaaatgcatgcaaaaaggacgaaaaagggtacgattccactactttcgcgttcatttctacaaaacggacaaaacgaactaaagtagccaattcggggcaaaatactataaaaacagtataaaaatgcatagaaatacgtgctgaaataggctaaaaagactatataaaatgcacgtatcaaatctccccaaaccgaacctttactcgtcctcgagtaaactaaaatgcaactaatggaacggaaatgaaaactcatagctagcttaacttgtctacttgaaccattttaatgcaacaaaaactaacagttaaagccaagcagtcaatacgcaaacaagttataagctgttcagaaatatagccaacctatcgaccttgcaagaccttcaaaatcggactctctcgtggtcactcttctctaatgaagcaaagggtgaatgttatatgtaaaagagagaagaaaagacagtcactcacctaactgcgaccatgcaacaaaaatgaaagacaattcaagtactaatgcacacactccaaccaataatgtccgtcacagccgagggcttacaaataatgtgggaatagtgaggttctggtgagaaaaggcaaaacaagttatggtaatgtagaggtaaaagcgtcaagctagttcctaacagaaccatataagaccatctgaatctcaactgactgaaaaactaagtacaagtgcccttcattgggaacacaactcactaaactcaaacacaatctcctcaaaaatatagaataagaatggaggagtcagacggtcataaatttcccttttttaataccgtctaaatgaatcatatcaaacaaatcaaacttttttttttcaactttttattttttctttcttcacgtgatcagctttcttttttttttctttttttttcttcttttttctttctttcacgtttttcctcttttttctttcttttttttcccttccttttctccttccttaatttccaccaactccatacaatgaGATACGaaccaaactgcagacggaaaaatataccacaaaagaacatactaaactagcttgactaggcaggcttaatttgagatgtagctaatgggtcaaaaggcaagttttggcttatgtggagctaaatgggtgaaaaatataaggaaaagggaaaatttgcaagcacctccctgcatgtgacaccaaccacaaacccgaatatgtgcatttgacaagaaattgaatgtcataaaagtgcaaaaaagatgaacatgttatgcaaggagtactactctcaattcctaatgaactggtcatgaatgtcaccagttatggctgtAAAACTaatttatcaagtagtttgccaatttatcaggtcaagtctaaacagtcagctatatttgaacaaaaactcgtagaatatgcgtatgacaaagctaataattatcaaaagaagtgcaagactcaagtaaaatgacaagttatagtgcattatcatcacggaaatctaccgttccgactcaacctatatgcaaaaataaacgtgaaatttaatttttttgaaattttctaattttttttctagtttttgaattttctaatgaaataaacaaacaatggaagctaaaaaataaacgtgaatgcaaaacaaatgcaaatgcagactcaaaaggatgcaatacccttcccaaaccaaaacggacaacgccctcgttgtcctccagcatacaccagcagatatatacaggggaacggtaatatacaaccaataaataaataaaaacagtaaataaaaggagacaaaataaaagagtaagaaataTATACAAaatgcgaacttccccaaaccagccagaaaactggggaagtgagtagaccagtagctactcgtcagcgtcGTCGTCGCTGTCGCGGACGTCCTCTACCCTGAACTCAggatctctctcctcctctctcctcctccgctcctcagctcgagctcgctccactgccacctctgggtcctcgtcctcgtcctcctcctcagcagacttcgggtacccctcagctgggtaccggtagaaggaagggtgtggccaaccctctaggATCGGAtggtgtcgcctcaagtggtactcgtacagagggtgcaaggctagggcgatgtccctctccatacgagcctgacgctctgcaatctcaagcaacaaaccatcACGGCGTCCTTGGTCCATGCCCGCGgacgccacaaagggaggaggtggtacgaaagtagccgataggaccggctgtgcctgtctctggtcagtgggagtagtagtagtagtagtgggagtaggggtcgggatgggagtagccgtggaaggctgggtactccctgaaggtgtggacccctctccagtctcaactatacgccgcttcttggcggcgggtgcagtgagaggtggtcggagtggaaggtgaaggtcaggcagtggtggaagtcgggcacccctagcaacagtaggcagaggggctagacgggggagagtgtcacagggtaagtctacagacatgaagccgtctatcttccatgtctggtagtctggggtcagccaatgctgagaaagcttggcatccagactcagatacctctctccctcgaggtactgcaagtcacgaggccaaacggggaagaaggaacgggcaagaatggtggctatgccaccgtagGCAATGGATCtcgtctccttcagcccctgggcctggaagtactgggcggtcaagtaagctatgttgagggtaaaaggaccctcacagtcaacgttcaggtaaccgcccaggatggagagctcggtgtttgtgatgttgttcagCTCATTTCGGCCgaagatagtgctccccatcaatctaagaaaacgacggacagggggaaggtggacctgttggagctttcgctccgTAAAAGTGGGTGGGGCTGTGGTCCGCCAAAGTCGACGAAAGACCCTCCTAGGGGGTGTAGTCTCACCCGTAGAGGAGAGGCCAAGTCtcctaccaaactcctctaaagtcaactgaaaagtccggttaaacaaccggaaggacactgaagaactagtgaggtcagcatcgtgtgcccctgaggagaaggtaaaggagctgagaaacttAAGGCtcagtgatacgtgcattttatatagtctttttaggccttttcatgcacgtatttccatgcttttatcgtagtttatgctacgaaatgccccgaatatgctactttggtttgttttgtcttatttgcaggaatggaccagaaagtagtgaaatcaagctttttatcgtctgttttgcatgcatttggaggaagagtgaatttggagcggaattatagttgtcttgggatgcatgaagctgtttcgggagctaaaaagacaagtcatagctgaactaacgagaattatgagctgctgaagttagttttcactcgatcgagtacttaactagtcgatcgagtggttttaggtcaagtaataagtcgatcgagtactttagttggtGGATCGACTAGTTTCatattagtgtttagtcgatcgagcacttcttttggtcgatcgagcggtttgagcctgagtttgctcgatcgagtagtttaaaaccactcgatcgagtggattctcttacgggctgggctttttagtttatttccgtcgattaggttaaataaatcctattttcttataaataggagagttaggacgtcagttgaagggggcttctcctctcttctTATTCCAATACACTGTTTCTGTtactttgtttctctcttattccCGGATTTATTCATCGTAACTCTTCTTCTCCCTCTTTCCCTTTTAATTTATTCTTgttcctttattgcttttattatttctctatttagttatcatgtcttatgttattagattagccattgctagtgtagtatcccgagccatgcgtagctaattcctttaatatgctaggactagggaaaccgtggtagcaatatgttaggatcgacatgattagattagttttgcgacaagaattgtattaagcaatataattgtgattaggttgaatgaatgcatgcaggagaccgattaattagttacccccgacctggatcgaaagattggaagggaaggcttgcttaattacaataggtgatacctaattagggcgaaagctaagttagggagaccctggggcgattagagaccgaaagggtataatcgtaggtttaaggaccgaaaggtgacgacctcgctcttcttatcaataatttaatcgactcagttgacccgatagtgtagctgccacggtagaccgattcctaacatatttctctcttttatctgatttacccctgtatttcatcattattttctcttgttttgatttttcttgccttagtctctttagtttagttaaaacaattaaaacccccactgtgaccttagacagaccgaatagaaaagtagatagtaaaccgcctccctgtggagatcgaccctacttaccgctgacttctattagttgtacttaggtatttgtTTTTGGTACATAAACgactgtatcaaattttggcgccgttgccggggaggcaactatttatttatttgtttaattctgtctgtttttagcctcagggatttttcccttgaggccgttctaatctttttctttagtgctgttttgataggccttacaggttctacctagacagttctaggtgaaagatcgtcaaagggaaggcttgagtacctttgacccatcacctatgtcccattatatggcacaaAGGTGATTTATGCGGGAGATGTGGTGTCACgagcacaatgcagccttttgcatggcagaaaatgacgaagtttacgcgttccagcagcgcagtcgagctagtcaagcagctgtagttgtgccaccacatccaccctatcaacgaggctaccaagagcctccgtttgtctggccaccacaacaagatcctcctgatattgGGGAAGAAGACATGGCGGAGCTGAAGTCTTTAATGAAGGCACTagcattccaagtgcaagaaggTGATAGAGACACTTTTTCGCGATTTGATAAActcgagtctgaaatagctcagttagtttctgagtcggataattggcaaccagaagaggtatactgtACCGAGATCGGTTTTCCCcgtgaagaaaccgtgttgcccaatgctaaggatgatttttatgactcggatgacgaatttctatcatatttcagtgccttacacgaggatttcagcgctaTACAggaagagtcactcgatcgagtgacttatattagtcgatcgagtgaatttccagaaaaaccgttcgatcgagcagatcaaagcactcgatcgagtgaaattcaggaaggaagtggtcgatcgagtactagtaacaattctactcgatcgactgaattggccagtgagagcatttattcgtcatgtgggtttgttttggatgacgagtttgacgatgataatggatacggtgaatcccccttattcaaagctgagttagatgcacttgaggctgcgatttacgggatgaaatccactgaggaggttgacgaggaagcagctgagtcggtaattgctcctagcacggaagaggtaataaattcctttatctatgattccatcgttgagagcaaccaatCCGAGGTAGTAGACGGTAATTCTATTATCGTCtgtttaaatagtacattgcCTTACTTGACTTATGCTTCGTATTCTAATGCTTTACCCCTTCCCAGTAGGTCAattaatttaacgatttttcaccatccttatcatt
Protein-coding sequences here:
- the LOC141620758 gene encoding uncharacterized protein LOC141620758: MAEDYGKFMIGCWAIWEHRNKVAFDGVRVDPDNVVRRVMDILQEGVGMMGHAGGGRRGRRERADEREPRGWIAATEGAVKINVDAGVKDGEGVSTGAVCRDNRGGVELGLTIRRDVEWEPRFAEAIAVLDGLQEAHTRGHRRVVLESNCLQVVDALLEKRKGRCSFSLLIDDILSLCSSFDSVVWSHTSRINNSVAHALAHVLPRVDGKNVWPSVLPSVANSAVEYDLSLMN